Proteins encoded together in one Hymenobacter monticola window:
- a CDS encoding aminopeptidase P N-terminal domain-containing protein, whose product MRYAPLAPELFVENRRRFRELLPPASLALFQSNDIMPTNADGTMAFRQNNDLFYLSGVDQEESILVIFPDARLPQHREILFLKETSEHILIWEGYKLTKDEARQNSGIRTIMWLDSFKSVLPALMNEAENVYLNSNEHIRAVVEVETRDARFIKMLQSQYPLHNYRRAARLLHQLRAIKSPEEIRVMRQACDITGKAFRRLLGFVKPGVWEFEIEAEIVHEFMRNRSRGPAYGSIVASGKNANVLHYTTNDNQCQDGDVILLDFGAEYANYAADLSRSIPVNGKFTPRQRQVYESVLAVMAFAKTRLVAGAEIEEYHRLVGECMEQELIKLDLLNASDVKNQDPAAPLYKKYFMHGTSHYLGLDVHDVGYKYRVFEPGMVYTIEPGIYIPEEGLGIRLENDILITPGGNEDLMADIPLQADTIEDLMAAGR is encoded by the coding sequence ATGCGCTACGCCCCCCTCGCCCCCGAGCTTTTTGTGGAAAATCGCCGCCGCTTCCGCGAGCTGCTGCCGCCGGCCTCGCTGGCCCTTTTCCAGAGCAACGACATCATGCCCACCAACGCCGACGGCACGATGGCCTTCCGGCAAAACAACGACCTTTTCTACCTGAGCGGGGTAGACCAGGAGGAAAGCATTCTGGTCATTTTTCCGGATGCGCGCCTGCCGCAACACCGCGAAATTCTGTTTCTGAAGGAGACTTCCGAGCACATTCTCATTTGGGAAGGCTACAAGCTGACCAAGGACGAGGCCCGGCAGAACTCCGGCATCCGCACCATTATGTGGCTCGACAGCTTCAAGTCGGTGCTGCCTGCGCTGATGAACGAGGCCGAAAATGTGTACCTGAACTCGAACGAGCACATTCGGGCCGTGGTGGAGGTGGAAACGCGCGACGCCCGCTTCATCAAGATGCTGCAAAGCCAGTACCCGCTGCACAACTACCGCCGCGCCGCGCGCCTGCTGCACCAGCTGCGCGCCATCAAGAGCCCCGAGGAAATCCGGGTGATGCGCCAAGCCTGCGACATCACGGGCAAGGCGTTTCGGCGGCTGCTGGGTTTCGTGAAGCCGGGCGTGTGGGAGTTCGAGATTGAGGCCGAAATCGTGCACGAGTTCATGCGCAACCGCAGCCGCGGGCCGGCCTACGGCAGCATTGTGGCCAGCGGCAAAAACGCCAACGTGCTGCATTACACCACCAACGACAACCAGTGCCAGGACGGCGACGTGATTCTGCTGGACTTCGGCGCCGAGTATGCCAACTATGCGGCCGACCTTTCGCGCTCCATCCCGGTCAACGGCAAGTTCACCCCTCGCCAGCGGCAGGTCTACGAGTCGGTGCTGGCTGTAATGGCTTTCGCCAAAACGCGCCTCGTGGCCGGCGCCGAAATTGAAGAATACCACCGCCTAGTGGGCGAGTGCATGGAGCAGGAGCTCATCAAGCTCGACCTGCTGAATGCGTCGGACGTTAAAAATCAGGACCCGGCCGCGCCGCTTTACAAAAAATATTTCATGCACGGCACCAGCCACTACCTGGGCCTCGACGTGCACGACGTGGGCTACAAGTACCGTGTGTTTGAACCGGGCATGGTGTACACCATCGAGCCGGGCATCTACATTCCCGAGGAAGGCCTGGGCATTCGTCTGGAAAATGACATCCTCATCACGCCCGGCGGCAACGAGGATTTGATGGCTGACATCCCGCTGCAAGCCGATACCATCGAGGATTTGATGGCTGCAGGCCGCTAA
- the trxA gene encoding thioredoxin — MGHKAIEITDANFEEIIGGDKPVLVDFWAEWCGPCRMVGPVVEELAGEYEGKVVVGKVDVDANPQTSMKFGIRSIPTLLVFKNGQIVDKQVGAVPKHVLAQKLEAQVTA; from the coding sequence ATGGGACACAAAGCAATTGAAATCACCGACGCCAACTTCGAAGAAATCATCGGCGGCGACAAACCGGTATTGGTAGACTTCTGGGCCGAATGGTGCGGCCCCTGCCGCATGGTAGGCCCCGTGGTAGAAGAACTGGCCGGCGAATACGAAGGCAAAGTCGTGGTGGGCAAAGTTGACGTGGACGCCAACCCCCAGACCTCGATGAAGTTCGGCATCCGCAGCATTCCCACGCTGCTGGTGTTCAAAAACGGCCAAATCGTGGATAAGCAAGTGGGTGCTGTGCCCAAGCACGTGCTCGCCCAGAAACTTGAAGCCCAGGTGACGGCCTAA
- the dnaE gene encoding DNA polymerase III subunit alpha, with product MPTFSHLHSHTQYSLLDGQASISALMKKAQKDEMPAVALTDHGNMFGAFNFVAEANKYNVKPIVGCEFYLVEDRHKKAFSREKGERDTRHHQLLLAKDQAGYHNLAKLCSLSFIEGVYSKFPRIDKELLVKYHEGLIATSCCIGAEIPQTILFGTEAEAEEKLKWWLDLFGEDYYIEIQRHGLMNFDGTGKSQEDVNQILLGFAKKYNVKVICTNDSHYVDQTDYAAHDLLLCVNTGEEHSIPVGDIRTNYYTLMTGKGEVKYDLLDNLRRDHSRDEAAQRQLRRIDEELQKPKPHTRFGFANDQFFFKTQAQMNDLFADVPESVDNTNEIVDKITPPKLARDILLPNFPIPAPFANADEFLRELTYVGAFGPSAGQGVVTMTKPPRYSERTPEIEERLDYELRIIQTMGFAGYFLITQDFINHGRNIGVAVGPGRGSAAGSAVAYCVGITNIDPIKYSLLFERFLNPERVSMPDIDIDFDDVNRQKVIDYVVGKYGKTQVAQIITFGTMAAKSSIKDVARAMELPLPHTNDLTKMVPDKPGTTLAGAFAENQELDMIRRDESPENLKGQILRLATQLEGSVRNTGIHAAGVIIAPDDITKYIPVSTSKDSDLLVTQFDGKVIESAGMLKMDFLGLKTLTIIVDALTLIEKNHGVKIDIDEIPLDDEKTYALYQRGDTIGTFQFESEGMRQYLKDLKPTNIEDLIAMNALYRPGPMQFIPNFINRKHGREEVEYPHDLLKPILEYSQGIMVYQEQIMQTAQILAGYSLGGADLLRRAMGKKDMKKMALEREKFTKGALELHNIPVKKANEVFDVMEKFAEYGFNRSHSAAYSVVAYQTGYLKANYPAEYMAAVLTNNMGDIKKVTFFIEEARKQGVPVLGPDVNESLLKFNVNQEGAIRFGMGAVKGAGELAVESMVQEREKSGEYSDIFDFAKRVNLRTVNKKTFESLAQAGAFDGFGKHRRLYLDAPAGDQNLIEKAMRVGQQHAAAKESAQHSLFGAGAFGAVAAPMPKMHEMEPWSKTEQLRREKEVVGFYLSGHPLDSYKLELDAYCTCGLEKVEEIKNKEMAVAGLITNVLFKTTKTGQPFCTFTLEDYESSISPALFRDDYTKFAPLINPRNYPNEQVPPMYVRLKQELRRHTQDQWDLRILTMEPLADVAEKRSKGVRVRLDLRTVTGPMLDRLEEAIEHAPGGKRLEIQFVEPHEHLAVDMFSRRFQIEPKAFIEKMKELEMEVCTLI from the coding sequence ATGCCCACGTTCTCGCACCTTCACTCGCATACCCAATACTCGCTGCTCGACGGCCAGGCCAGCATTTCGGCCCTGATGAAGAAGGCCCAGAAGGACGAGATGCCCGCCGTGGCCCTCACCGACCACGGCAACATGTTTGGCGCGTTCAACTTCGTGGCCGAGGCCAACAAGTACAATGTGAAGCCCATCGTGGGCTGCGAGTTTTACCTGGTGGAGGACCGGCACAAGAAGGCTTTCAGCCGGGAAAAAGGCGAGCGCGACACCCGCCACCACCAGCTGCTGCTGGCCAAGGACCAGGCCGGCTACCACAATTTGGCCAAGCTGTGCTCGCTGAGCTTTATTGAAGGCGTATACTCCAAGTTTCCGCGCATCGACAAGGAGCTGCTGGTGAAGTACCACGAAGGCCTCATTGCCACGAGCTGCTGCATAGGCGCCGAGATTCCGCAAACCATCCTCTTCGGCACTGAAGCTGAGGCCGAGGAAAAGCTGAAGTGGTGGCTTGATTTGTTTGGCGAGGACTATTACATCGAAATCCAGCGCCACGGCCTGATGAATTTCGACGGCACCGGCAAAAGCCAGGAAGACGTGAACCAGATTCTGCTGGGCTTTGCGAAGAAGTACAACGTCAAGGTTATCTGCACCAACGACTCGCACTACGTTGACCAGACCGACTACGCCGCCCACGACCTGCTGCTGTGCGTGAACACCGGCGAGGAGCACAGCATCCCGGTGGGCGACATTCGGACCAACTATTACACCCTGATGACGGGCAAGGGCGAGGTGAAGTACGACCTGCTCGACAACCTGCGCCGCGACCACAGCCGCGACGAGGCCGCCCAGCGCCAGCTGCGCCGCATCGACGAGGAGCTGCAGAAGCCCAAGCCGCACACCCGCTTCGGGTTCGCCAACGACCAGTTCTTCTTCAAAACGCAGGCGCAGATGAACGACTTGTTCGCTGACGTGCCCGAGAGCGTGGACAACACCAACGAAATCGTTGACAAAATCACGCCCCCGAAGCTGGCGCGCGACATTCTGTTGCCCAACTTTCCCATTCCGGCGCCCTTTGCCAATGCCGACGAATTTCTGCGCGAGCTGACCTACGTGGGCGCCTTCGGCCCCAGCGCCGGCCAGGGCGTGGTGACGATGACCAAGCCGCCGCGCTATTCCGAGCGCACGCCCGAGATTGAGGAACGGCTTGATTATGAGCTGCGCATCATCCAGACGATGGGTTTTGCCGGCTACTTCCTCATCACCCAGGACTTTATCAACCACGGCCGCAACATTGGCGTGGCCGTGGGGCCCGGCCGGGGCTCGGCCGCCGGCTCGGCGGTGGCCTACTGCGTGGGCATCACCAACATCGACCCCATCAAGTATTCGCTGCTGTTCGAACGCTTCCTGAACCCTGAGCGCGTGTCGATGCCCGATATCGATATCGACTTCGACGACGTGAACCGTCAGAAAGTTATTGACTACGTGGTGGGTAAGTACGGCAAAACGCAGGTGGCCCAGATTATCACCTTCGGCACCATGGCCGCCAAGTCCAGCATCAAGGACGTGGCCCGCGCCATGGAGCTGCCCCTGCCGCACACCAACGACCTCACCAAGATGGTGCCCGACAAGCCCGGCACCACTCTGGCCGGCGCCTTCGCAGAAAACCAGGAGCTCGATATGATTCGGCGCGACGAAAGCCCCGAAAACCTCAAGGGCCAGATTCTGCGCCTAGCCACGCAGCTCGAAGGCTCGGTGCGCAACACCGGCATCCACGCCGCGGGTGTCATCATCGCGCCCGACGACATCACCAAATACATCCCGGTTTCGACCTCGAAGGACTCGGACCTGCTCGTGACGCAGTTCGACGGCAAGGTGATTGAATCGGCCGGCATGCTGAAGATGGACTTTCTGGGCCTCAAAACCCTGACCATCATCGTAGATGCGCTGACGCTGATTGAGAAAAACCACGGCGTCAAAATCGACATCGACGAGATTCCGCTCGACGACGAGAAGACGTATGCGCTCTACCAGCGCGGCGATACCATCGGCACGTTCCAGTTCGAATCCGAAGGGATGCGGCAGTACCTCAAGGACTTGAAGCCGACCAACATCGAGGACCTGATTGCCATGAACGCCTTGTACCGCCCGGGCCCGATGCAGTTCATCCCGAACTTCATCAACCGCAAGCACGGCCGCGAGGAGGTGGAGTACCCGCACGACCTGCTCAAGCCCATCCTGGAGTACAGCCAGGGCATCATGGTGTACCAGGAGCAGATTATGCAGACGGCCCAGATTCTGGCCGGCTACTCGCTCGGGGGCGCCGACTTGCTGCGCCGCGCCATGGGTAAGAAGGACATGAAAAAGATGGCCCTGGAGCGTGAGAAATTCACCAAGGGCGCGCTGGAGCTGCACAACATCCCCGTTAAGAAGGCCAACGAAGTCTTCGACGTGATGGAGAAATTTGCCGAGTACGGCTTCAACCGTTCGCACTCGGCGGCCTACTCGGTGGTGGCGTATCAGACGGGTTACCTGAAGGCCAACTACCCGGCCGAGTACATGGCCGCCGTGCTCACCAACAACATGGGCGACATCAAGAAGGTGACCTTCTTCATTGAGGAGGCCCGCAAGCAGGGCGTGCCCGTGCTCGGGCCCGACGTGAACGAATCCCTGCTGAAATTCAACGTGAACCAGGAGGGCGCTATCCGCTTCGGCATGGGCGCGGTGAAGGGCGCGGGTGAACTCGCGGTGGAAAGCATGGTGCAGGAGCGCGAGAAATCGGGAGAATACTCCGACATTTTCGACTTCGCCAAGCGCGTGAACCTGCGCACCGTGAACAAGAAAACCTTCGAAAGCCTGGCCCAGGCCGGCGCCTTCGATGGCTTTGGCAAGCACCGTCGCCTCTACCTCGACGCGCCCGCCGGCGACCAGAACCTCATTGAAAAGGCCATGCGGGTGGGCCAGCAGCACGCCGCAGCCAAGGAATCGGCCCAGCACAGCTTGTTTGGGGCGGGCGCCTTTGGGGCGGTGGCCGCGCCCATGCCCAAAATGCACGAGATGGAGCCCTGGAGCAAGACCGAGCAGTTGCGCCGCGAAAAGGAAGTGGTGGGCTTCTACCTATCGGGCCACCCGCTGGATAGCTACAAGCTGGAGCTTGACGCCTACTGCACCTGCGGCCTGGAAAAGGTGGAAGAAATAAAGAACAAGGAAATGGCGGTGGCTGGCCTCATCACCAACGTGCTGTTCAAGACCACCAAAACCGGCCAGCCCTTCTGTACCTTCACCCTCGAAGATTACGAATCGAGCATCAGCCCGGCGCTGTTCCGCGACGACTACACCAAGTTTGCGCCCCTCATCAACCCGCGCAACTACCCCAACGAGCAGGTGCCGCCCATGTACGTGCGCCTCAAGCAGGAGCTGCGCCGCCACACCCAGGACCAGTGGGACCTGCGCATCCTCACGATGGAGCCGCTGGCCGACGTGGCCGAGAAGCGTAGCAAAGGCGTGCGTGTGCGTCTCGACCTGCGCACCGTAACCGGCCCCATGCTCGACCGGCTGGAAGAAGCCATTGAGCACGCCCCCGGCGGCAAGCGCCTCGAAATCCAGTTTGTGGAGCCGCACGAGCACCTGGCCGTCGACATGTTCTCGCGCCGCTTCCAGATTGAGCCCAAAGCCTTCATTGAGAAGATGAAAGAACTAGAAATGGAGGTGTGCACGCTGATTTAA
- a CDS encoding LysM peptidoglycan-binding domain-containing protein, protein MRNSVALFLGLSLLLIQAVVAQTTAPLRPTVPSAMDVAGLHLVLNAEAQRLVQQKVDGLSRHQPSFQARVDLADASFPIIDRVLREEGVPLDFRYLALQESALIGDARSNHDAVGYWQLKQETATGLGLIVNGAVDERQHLTASTRAAARYLSRNNKPLHNWLNALLSYYTGPGGVQPYTLPSDFDATEMAVTEATSPYVLMFLAHKVAFEPACGLNPRPALLLQEFPAVAGQPLAAQATALHVDPAALALHNRWLLATAVPTDRPYTLIVPVGDVTQAAGILANQRLQSRGELLNAPAVAGNTAEVRINRLRALIALPGETMVDLARRAHKRLGEFLRHNEMTGFDKVVAGRPYYLQSKRDAAAVEYHVLQPGESIFDVAQKYGVRQKAVYNKNRMARNEELRPGRVLWLQHTRPRETAIEYRSLTEAVALERPTAAPTAAERETDALVSTANEAINLPRRAATEGGQVKVKVKVKSEDGKTKSKRVMTDDADGWGETLATAAATAATAPASVPASATAPVTVAPAPAQPAPVRPMPAPARPSAAKATYLPPPAAAPASAPLADEPGEVDSAAVVPAPARPAAVYKPAPMPRPASSKAPESAPANPAVVAAKPVASPAPTLAPAITGAPKAATVTPKSITADATHRVEAKETVYSVSRLYGIPPATLIAINHLEAPYGLTTGQVLTLKPSEAAPAAVARVAPAAQVAKAAPATKAAQSTALAPAQLPVPTSQNSGKINPSALYAPKKGAATPAAPTTAPAPAMLHTVVKGETLFSIGRLYNVKAADLQTWNNKPDGAVKIGEVLRVSAPAK, encoded by the coding sequence ATGCGAAATTCCGTTGCTCTTTTTCTTGGCCTGAGCCTCCTGTTGATACAAGCCGTTGTGGCCCAAACCACCGCGCCCCTGCGGCCCACCGTTCCTTCGGCTATGGATGTGGCCGGCCTGCACCTGGTGCTAAATGCCGAAGCCCAGCGCCTGGTGCAGCAAAAAGTGGATGGCCTGAGCCGCCACCAGCCCTCGTTCCAGGCCCGCGTCGATTTGGCTGATGCCTCGTTTCCCATCATTGACCGCGTGCTGCGCGAGGAAGGTGTGCCCCTCGACTTCCGCTACCTGGCCTTGCAGGAAAGCGCCCTGATTGGCGACGCCCGCAGCAACCACGACGCCGTGGGCTACTGGCAGCTCAAGCAGGAAACTGCCACCGGCCTGGGCCTCATTGTAAACGGTGCCGTGGACGAGCGCCAGCACCTCACGGCCAGCACCCGCGCCGCGGCCCGCTACCTCAGCCGCAACAATAAGCCGCTGCACAACTGGCTGAACGCCCTGCTGAGCTACTACACCGGTCCCGGCGGCGTGCAGCCCTACACGCTGCCTTCCGATTTCGACGCCACCGAAATGGCCGTCACGGAGGCTACTTCGCCTTACGTGCTGATGTTTCTGGCCCACAAGGTGGCCTTCGAGCCCGCCTGTGGCCTCAACCCCCGGCCTGCGCTGCTGCTGCAGGAATTCCCGGCCGTGGCCGGGCAGCCCCTGGCCGCGCAAGCCACCGCCCTGCACGTAGACCCCGCCGCCCTGGCCCTGCACAACCGCTGGCTGCTGGCCACTGCCGTGCCCACCGACCGGCCCTATACGCTCATCGTGCCTGTGGGCGACGTGACGCAGGCCGCCGGCATCCTGGCCAACCAGCGCCTGCAAAGCCGCGGCGAATTGCTGAACGCGCCCGCCGTGGCCGGCAATACGGCCGAGGTGCGCATCAACCGCCTGCGCGCCCTAATCGCCCTGCCTGGCGAAACCATGGTGGACCTGGCGCGCCGGGCCCACAAGCGTCTGGGCGAGTTCTTGCGCCACAACGAGATGACCGGCTTCGACAAGGTGGTGGCCGGCCGGCCCTACTACCTGCAAAGCAAGCGCGACGCGGCCGCCGTGGAATACCACGTGCTGCAGCCCGGCGAAAGCATTTTTGACGTGGCTCAGAAATACGGCGTGCGCCAGAAAGCCGTGTACAACAAAAACCGCATGGCCCGCAACGAGGAGCTGCGCCCCGGCCGCGTGCTCTGGCTGCAACACACCCGCCCGCGCGAAACCGCCATCGAGTACCGCAGCCTGACCGAAGCCGTGGCGCTGGAGCGTCCCACCGCAGCCCCAACTGCTGCCGAGCGGGAAACCGATGCTTTGGTGAGCACCGCCAACGAAGCCATCAACCTGCCCCGCCGCGCAGCCACCGAAGGCGGCCAGGTGAAGGTGAAAGTCAAAGTGAAAAGCGAGGACGGCAAAACCAAGTCCAAGCGCGTGATGACAGACGACGCCGACGGCTGGGGCGAAACCCTGGCCACGGCAGCGGCCACCGCGGCCACTGCGCCGGCTTCGGTTCCGGCTTCTGCTACGGCGCCGGTAACCGTCGCGCCTGCGCCTGCCCAGCCGGCGCCCGTGCGCCCGATGCCAGCCCCGGCCCGGCCCTCGGCGGCCAAAGCTACTTACCTGCCGCCGCCCGCCGCTGCCCCGGCTTCCGCGCCCTTGGCCGACGAGCCCGGCGAAGTCGATTCGGCTGCCGTCGTGCCCGCGCCGGCGCGCCCGGCTGCGGTGTATAAGCCCGCGCCCATGCCACGGCCTGCTTCTTCCAAAGCGCCCGAGTCGGCACCCGCGAACCCGGCCGTGGTGGCAGCTAAGCCGGTAGCTTCTCCTGCGCCCACACTTGCCCCCGCCATTACGGGGGCGCCCAAGGCAGCGACAGTCACTCCCAAGTCCATTACCGCCGATGCTACGCACCGCGTCGAAGCAAAGGAAACAGTGTATTCCGTTAGCCGGCTCTATGGCATTCCGCCTGCTACGCTCATTGCTATCAACCACCTAGAAGCCCCGTATGGGCTGACCACGGGGCAGGTACTGACGTTAAAACCTTCGGAAGCCGCACCGGCCGCCGTTGCGCGAGTGGCCCCGGCCGCCCAAGTTGCAAAAGCTGCGCCCGCCACGAAAGCGGCTCAGTCGACTGCTTTGGCACCCGCTCAACTACCGGTGCCCACCAGCCAAAACAGTGGGAAAATCAACCCGTCTGCGCTTTACGCGCCTAAAAAAGGGGCCGCTACGCCGGCCGCGCCGACAACTGCGCCGGCCCCGGCTATGCTGCACACCGTCGTCAAAGGCGAAACCTTGTTTAGCATAGGTCGCCTCTACAATGTGAAAGCCGCTGACCTGCAAACCTGGAACAACAAGCCCGACGGCGCCGTGAAAATCGGGGAGGTGCTGCGCGTGTCGGCCCCGGCCAAGTAA
- a CDS encoding TonB-dependent receptor, protein MRHFTLLFFLLIGVGAARAQAPAPTTVSGRVTDGKDQSPLIGANVLLIHLPDSVKRGTAVDTEGKFQFDNVTAGRYVLDASFVGYAKLSQSVTVSGTPVTLGTLALQTGGIQLKGVVVTGQAAQSVQKGDTTQYNARAFKTNPDANTGDLIEKMPGVARGADGKIQAQGENVAQVLVDGKPFFGTDPDAVLKNLPAEMVDKVEVFDQRSEQSRFSGFDDGNTTKTINIVTKIEFRNGTFGRVVGGAGPDHYRASGNINKFNGNQRVAVLAQSNNVNEQNFGTEDLLGVVGNSNTGGGGRGGGGNRGGGGNGGNAGDFLVNQSGGITTTNAAGLNYSNSWNKKTDLSSSYFFNHANNALGSTTQRYYVDTASTRFNQAANARSQNTNHRLNLRLEHKIDSANSILFRPRFSSQMNNSNSVLNGVTSRRGSEQSRINSQYTGENQGMNTGGDVLFRHRFAKPGRTASLSVGGAYNQRTSTTTLLTEDTGSARNNLNQLSNLDQHGGNISANLALTEALSKQYMLQGNYTINYAPNNSEKYTYDRLSGDTRQLNEGLSNVFDNYYLTQAGGVTFRHVTQKLQAGVGLSGQYAELYSDARYPRPSIGRYTFVNVLPNANVNYRFTRQKNLRLFYRTNTNPPSVGQLQAVVNNSNPLQLTIGNPTLRQEFQHSVNIRYSVSNPEVSSNFFALLSGSYTQNPISNRTIVAARETTVTPEGAPPVTIPAGGQLTQPTNLSQQYNVRSLASYGRPIKALKTNVNLSANAGFSQNPGLVNGGLNYARVPSFGAGLTLSSNISPNLDFTASTTSNKNYVINTLQTRLNTNYFSQVTRARLNWIVGPGINIATDLVHQAYAGLSAGYNQQYALWNASIGKKLFPGQRGEIKVYAFDLLGQNRSISRNVTEAYYEDVQTNILQRYFMLMFTYNIRSGNVIAPTSEGGGGREGRGEGRGGFGRPDGGGQGGGGSQGGPPPSGGGGGGGPQ, encoded by the coding sequence ATGCGGCATTTTACCCTGCTTTTCTTTTTGTTGATTGGCGTGGGCGCGGCCCGGGCGCAGGCGCCTGCGCCCACCACGGTGAGCGGCCGCGTGACCGACGGCAAAGACCAGTCGCCGCTCATCGGGGCCAACGTGCTGCTCATTCACCTGCCCGACTCGGTGAAGCGCGGCACGGCCGTGGACACCGAAGGCAAGTTTCAGTTCGACAACGTGACGGCCGGGCGCTACGTGCTCGACGCTTCTTTTGTGGGGTACGCCAAGCTGAGCCAGTCCGTGACGGTGAGCGGGACGCCCGTGACGCTGGGCACGCTGGCGCTGCAAACCGGTGGCATTCAGCTGAAAGGCGTGGTGGTGACGGGCCAGGCGGCGCAGAGCGTGCAGAAGGGCGACACCACGCAGTACAACGCCCGCGCCTTCAAAACCAACCCCGACGCCAACACCGGCGACCTCATCGAAAAGATGCCCGGCGTGGCCCGCGGGGCCGACGGCAAGATTCAGGCCCAGGGCGAAAACGTGGCCCAGGTGCTGGTGGACGGCAAGCCCTTCTTCGGCACCGACCCCGACGCGGTGCTGAAAAACCTGCCCGCCGAAATGGTGGACAAAGTGGAGGTATTTGACCAGCGCAGCGAGCAGAGCCGCTTTTCGGGCTTCGACGATGGCAACACGACCAAGACCATCAACATCGTGACGAAGATTGAATTTCGCAACGGCACCTTTGGGCGCGTGGTGGGCGGCGCCGGGCCCGACCACTACCGGGCCAGCGGCAACATCAACAAGTTCAACGGCAACCAGCGCGTGGCGGTGCTGGCCCAGAGCAACAACGTGAACGAGCAGAACTTCGGCACCGAAGACCTGCTGGGGGTGGTGGGCAACTCCAATACCGGCGGCGGCGGCCGCGGGGGCGGAGGCAACCGCGGCGGGGGCGGCAACGGCGGCAACGCCGGCGACTTCCTGGTGAACCAGAGCGGCGGCATCACGACCACCAACGCGGCGGGCCTGAACTACTCGAACTCCTGGAATAAGAAGACGGACCTCTCGTCCAGTTACTTCTTCAACCACGCCAACAACGCCCTGGGCAGCACCACGCAGCGCTATTACGTGGACACGGCCAGCACGCGCTTCAACCAGGCCGCCAACGCCCGCAGCCAGAACACCAACCACCGCTTGAACCTGCGGCTGGAGCATAAAATTGACTCGGCCAACTCCATTCTGTTCCGGCCGCGGTTCAGCTCGCAAATGAACAACTCGAACAGCGTGCTCAATGGCGTCACCAGCCGCCGCGGCAGCGAGCAGAGCCGCATCAACAGCCAATACACCGGCGAAAACCAGGGAATGAACACCGGTGGTGACGTGCTGTTCCGCCACCGCTTTGCCAAGCCGGGCCGCACGGCCAGCCTCAGCGTTGGGGGCGCTTACAACCAGCGCACGTCCACCACCACGCTCCTGACCGAGGACACGGGCTCGGCCCGGAACAACCTCAACCAGCTGAGCAACCTCGACCAGCACGGCGGCAACATCAGCGCCAACCTGGCCCTGACGGAGGCCCTCTCGAAGCAATACATGCTGCAGGGCAACTACACCATCAACTACGCGCCCAACAACAGCGAGAAGTACACCTACGACCGGCTGAGCGGCGACACCCGCCAGCTAAACGAGGGGCTGAGCAACGTGTTCGACAACTACTACCTCACGCAGGCCGGCGGCGTCACGTTCCGGCACGTCACCCAGAAGCTGCAGGCGGGCGTGGGGCTATCGGGCCAATACGCCGAACTGTACAGTGACGCGCGCTACCCGCGGCCCAGCATCGGGCGCTACACCTTCGTGAACGTGCTGCCCAACGCCAACGTGAACTACCGCTTCACGCGCCAGAAAAACCTGCGCCTGTTCTACCGCACCAACACCAACCCGCCCAGCGTGGGCCAGCTGCAGGCCGTGGTGAACAACTCCAACCCGCTGCAGCTCACCATCGGCAACCCCACGTTGCGCCAGGAATTCCAGCACTCGGTGAACATCCGCTACTCGGTTTCGAACCCGGAGGTGTCGAGCAACTTCTTCGCGCTGCTCTCGGGCTCCTACACGCAGAACCCGATTTCGAACCGCACCATTGTGGCGGCCCGCGAAACCACCGTGACGCCCGAGGGCGCGCCGCCCGTCACCATTCCGGCCGGGGGCCAGCTCACCCAGCCCACCAACCTGAGCCAGCAGTACAACGTGCGCTCGCTGGCCAGCTACGGCCGCCCCATCAAGGCCCTCAAAACCAACGTGAACCTGAGCGCCAACGCCGGTTTCTCCCAAAACCCGGGCCTCGTGAACGGCGGCCTGAACTACGCCCGCGTGCCCTCGTTCGGAGCCGGCCTCACGCTGAGCTCCAACATCAGCCCCAATCTCGACTTCACGGCTTCGACGACGTCAAATAAGAACTACGTCATCAACACCCTGCAAACGCGGCTCAATACCAACTACTTCTCGCAGGTGACGCGGGCGCGGCTGAACTGGATTGTGGGTCCCGGCATCAACATTGCCACCGACCTCGTGCACCAGGCCTACGCCGGCCTCTCGGCCGGCTACAACCAGCAGTATGCGCTCTGGAACGCCAGCATCGGCAAGAAGCTGTTTCCGGGCCAGCGCGGCGAAATCAAAGTATACGCCTTCGACCTGTTGGGCCAGAACCGCAGCATCTCGCGCAATGTGACGGAGGCCTACTACGAAGACGTGCAAACCAACATCCTGCAGCGCTACTTCATGCTGATGTTCACCTACAACATCCGCAGCGGCAACGTGATAGCACCCACCTCCGAAGGCGGTGGTGGCCGCGAAGGCCGGGGCGAGGGCCGCGGCGGCTTCGGCCGGCCCGATGGCGGTGGCCAAGGTGGCGGAGGCAGCCAGGGCGGCCCGCCGCCCAGCGGTGGCGGCGGTGGCGGCGGGCCGCAGTAA